Proteins encoded together in one Ciona intestinalis chromosome 1, KH, whole genome shotgun sequence window:
- the LOC100182274 gene encoding mucin-13 isoform X1 yields MLRIVVIAVSVLCLLLTSDVSKATTMNSTTTTTMTVSKSTDTAVMPSPQPNNSTATTTQPSISATATITDNTTSSSSAPSNSSANSTPPPSSNTTAPTNVSATVTSSTDNNNSSKPQLSTNTTSNTETISSTQPSVVITTPTSAEANQCQQVPSVCKDPGSWCNQITDMTFECLCKPGFYNDSLSCEPALQFGGQLVYASSSFMRASAKQASISEVEDFLNPIYKNTNGYINVDNINVTAATFASYVLLYKPTSTESVETIQKAMQDGLDACSVGPDGCVVGSQPLNETATVEASGTYSVAVCDQYEGYCDTISTSCSTIEGSLNCKCNPGYVTMDGNSQYCKLDICNTDSDCNGPFGECVGQPGSCKCVFGFSGTHCRDPWLLVFITVGGSLLLILIAVLIALCVSKSKSSKKSKSAAYQNGNNSSTLHENPFYDKKGNIPESTENVLKTFNYKFNGNMRATVPSNLNFDDENYKRRSHAPSERAGSNASDNRSYVPDSHYERNGRGHNNYLD; encoded by the exons ATGCTTCGTATTGTTGTCATTGCTGTGTCTGTCCTCTGTCTTCTGTTGACTTCCGATGTTTCCAAAGCAACAACAATgaattcaacaacaacaacaactatgACTGTCAGTAAGTCAACTGATACGGCTGTCATGCCGTCACCACAACCGAACAACAGCACCGCTACAACTACTCAACCCAGCATTAGCGCTACTGCTACAATAACAGATAATACTACAAGCAGTTCAAGTGCACCGTCAAACAGTTCGGCAAATTCAACACCTCCACCCAGCAGTAACACAACGGCACCGACAAATGTTTCAGCAACTGTAACATCAAGCAcagacaacaacaacagcagtaAACCACAATTGTCAACAAATACCACAAGCAATACAGAAACAATAAGTTCGACTCAGCCGTCAGTTGTGATTACAACGCCAACATCGGCAGAAG CGAACCAGTGCCAGCAAGTACCAAGCGTGTGTAAGGACCCTGGTAGTTGGTGCAACCAGATCACTGATATGACATTCGAATGTCTGTGCAAACCTGGGTTTTATAATGACTCGCTATCATGTGAACCAG catTGCAATTCGGTGGACAATTAGTGTATGCCAGCTCGAGTTTTATGAGAGCTTCAGCCAAACAAGCAAGCATTAGTGAAGTTGAAGATTTT CTTAATCCTATTTACAAAAACACCAACGGGTATATTAATGTTGATAATATCAACGTAACAGCAGCCACGTTCGCCTCATATGTTCTGCTATATAAACCAACATCAACCGAGAGTGTTGAAACCATACAAAAAGCAATGCAGGATGGATTG GATGCCTGTTCAGTCGGCCCTGATGGGTGCGTAGTTGGTAGTCAGCCACTAAATGAGACAGCAACCGTCGAAGCATCTGGAA CGTATTCAGTCGCCGTATGCGATCAATATGAAGGATATTGCGACACAATTTCCACAAGTTGTTCAACTATTGAAGGAAGTTTGAATTGTAAATGTAATCCAGGTTATGTAACGATGGATGGGAATAGTCAATATTGTAAAC TTGACATTTGCAATACCGACTCCGACTGCAATGGTCCGTTTGGAGAATGTGTGGGTCAGCCCGGATCATGCAAATGTGTGTTTGGTTTCTCTGGAACACACTGCCGAGATC CTTGGCTGCTCGTGTTTATTACGGTCGGTGGGTCTCTTCTACTTATCTTAATCGCTGTTCTTATCGCACTGTGCGTTTCAAAAAGCAAGAGcagcaaaaaatcaaaatcagCAGCGTACCAAAATGGCAACAACAGCTCCACGCTACACGag aaTCCATTCTACGACAAGAAAGGAAATATACCGGAGTCAACTGAAAACGTTTTG AAAACTTTTAACTACAAATTCAACGGAAATATGCGAGCCACGGTCCCTTCTAACTTG aACTTCGACGATGAGAATTACAAAAGACGCAGTCATGCACCTTCGGAGCGAGCG GGCTCGAACGCAAGCGACAATAGAAGTTATGTACCAGACTCCCACTATGAG AGAAACGGTCGAGGTCACAACAACTATCTGGATTGA
- the LOC100182274 gene encoding mucin-13 isoform X2 — protein sequence MNKKIKGTCILLLVNFICQTLAQSGVGSGDDANQCQQVPSVCKDPGSWCNQITDMTFECLCKPGFYNDSLSCEPALQFGGQLVYASSSFMRASAKQASISEVEDFLNPIYKNTNGYINVDNINVTAATFASYVLLYKPTSTESVETIQKAMQDGLDACSVGPDGCVVGSQPLNETATVEASGTYSVAVCDQYEGYCDTISTSCSTIEGSLNCKCNPGYVTMDGNSQYCKLDICNTDSDCNGPFGECVGQPGSCKCVFGFSGTHCRDPWLLVFITVGGSLLLILIAVLIALCVSKSKSSKKSKSAAYQNGNNSSTLHENPFYDKKGNIPESTENVLKTFNYKFNGNMRATVPSNLNFDDENYKRRSHAPSERAGSNASDNRSYVPDSHYERNGRGHNNYLD from the exons ATGAACAAGAAAATTAAAGGAACGTGCATTTTATTGCTGGTCAACTTTATCTGTCAAACTTTGGCGCAGAGTGGGGTCGGAAGCGGAGACGACG CGAACCAGTGCCAGCAAGTACCAAGCGTGTGTAAGGACCCTGGTAGTTGGTGCAACCAGATCACTGATATGACATTCGAATGTCTGTGCAAACCTGGGTTTTATAATGACTCGCTATCATGTGAACCAG catTGCAATTCGGTGGACAATTAGTGTATGCCAGCTCGAGTTTTATGAGAGCTTCAGCCAAACAAGCAAGCATTAGTGAAGTTGAAGATTTT CTTAATCCTATTTACAAAAACACCAACGGGTATATTAATGTTGATAATATCAACGTAACAGCAGCCACGTTCGCCTCATATGTTCTGCTATATAAACCAACATCAACCGAGAGTGTTGAAACCATACAAAAAGCAATGCAGGATGGATTG GATGCCTGTTCAGTCGGCCCTGATGGGTGCGTAGTTGGTAGTCAGCCACTAAATGAGACAGCAACCGTCGAAGCATCTGGAA CGTATTCAGTCGCCGTATGCGATCAATATGAAGGATATTGCGACACAATTTCCACAAGTTGTTCAACTATTGAAGGAAGTTTGAATTGTAAATGTAATCCAGGTTATGTAACGATGGATGGGAATAGTCAATATTGTAAAC TTGACATTTGCAATACCGACTCCGACTGCAATGGTCCGTTTGGAGAATGTGTGGGTCAGCCCGGATCATGCAAATGTGTGTTTGGTTTCTCTGGAACACACTGCCGAGATC CTTGGCTGCTCGTGTTTATTACGGTCGGTGGGTCTCTTCTACTTATCTTAATCGCTGTTCTTATCGCACTGTGCGTTTCAAAAAGCAAGAGcagcaaaaaatcaaaatcagCAGCGTACCAAAATGGCAACAACAGCTCCACGCTACACGag aaTCCATTCTACGACAAGAAAGGAAATATACCGGAGTCAACTGAAAACGTTTTG AAAACTTTTAACTACAAATTCAACGGAAATATGCGAGCCACGGTCCCTTCTAACTTG aACTTCGACGATGAGAATTACAAAAGACGCAGTCATGCACCTTCGGAGCGAGCG GGCTCGAACGCAAGCGACAATAGAAGTTATGTACCAGACTCCCACTATGAG AGAAACGGTCGAGGTCACAACAACTATCTGGATTGA
- the LOC100186987 gene encoding uncharacterized protein LOC100186987, giving the protein MYIVVVLHIYIFLQMNNSAVFLLTLVGLLVLVETALSFKQKDAWPYKQKADAWPYKQKADAWPYKQKADAWPYKQKADAWAYKQNADSDAMESLSQEMENEDAELSELMLGLEQLPL; this is encoded by the exons atgtatatagtagttgttttacatatatatatttttttacagatgaATAACTCAGCCGTATTTCTCCTGACCCTTGTTGGTCTCCTTGTTCTCGTCGAAACCGCCTTGTCGTTCAAGCAAAAAGACGCATGGCCGTACAAGCAAAAAGCGGACGCGTGGCCATACAAGCAAAAAGCGGACGCGTGGCCGTACAAGCAAAAAGCGGACGCGTGGCCGTACAAGCAAAAAGCGGACGCGTGGGCCTACAAGCAAAACGCGGACT CTGATGCCATGGAATCCTTGTCCCAGGAAATGGAAAACGAAGATGCTGAACTAA GTGAACTTATGTTGGGCTTGGAGCAACTTCCTTTGTAA
- the LOC113474472 gene encoding uncharacterized protein LOC113474472, translating to MHVCIMMESKQKANKRTIKSSKTNEEQIKCILRRVFLSLYSPWWHLYALKKRQREKCLNEWQEVFLAETEGLFASTDAAYIAAQRTMKLSPGGAKLLWCAEIWKRRTSALSLAAEPVTTQSLVKRYQKLKALRSGAPLL from the exons ATGCATGTTTGCATAATGATGGAGTCTAAGCAAAAAGCAAATAAGAGAACGATCAAGTCATCGAAGACGAACgaagaacaaataaaatgcattttaag gcGTGTATTCTTGTCGTTATATTCGCCTTGGTGGCATCTGTATGCTCTAAAGAAGAGACAAAGGGAGAAATGTTTAAACGAGTGGCAAGAAGTGTTTCTGGCAGAGACAGAAG GTCTCTTCGCCAGTACGGATGCAGCGTACATAGCAGCACAACGCACTATGAAGCTGTCGCCAGGTGGCGCCAAATTACTTTGGTGTGCCGAAATTTGGAAGAGGCGTACATCAGCATTGTCGCTTGCAGCAGAACCTGTTACAACCCAATCACTTGTCAAGCGTTACCAGAAATTAAAGGCGTTGCGGTCCGGCGCACCGTTGTTGTGA